A single genomic interval of Spinacia oleracea cultivar Varoflay chromosome 6, BTI_SOV_V1, whole genome shotgun sequence harbors:
- the LOC110794654 gene encoding abscisic stress-ripening protein 1, protein MSDGEEKHHHHIFHRHKEDEEPKDPEQELKHHKVLGHISKATVVAAGAYALHEKHQAKKDPENAHRHKTAEEIAATVAVGATGFALHEHHKKKEAKERLKEESSHH, encoded by the exons ATGTCTGATGGGGAGGAGAAGCACCACCACCACATCTTCCACCGCCACAAGGAGGACGAAGAGCCTAAGGACCCCGAACAGGAGTTGAAGCATCACAAGGTCCTTGGCCATATTAGCAAGGCTACCGTTGTTGCTGCTGGTGCTTATGCCTTG CATGAGAAGCACCAGGCGAAGAAGGACCCAGAGAATGCTCATCGCCACAAAACAGCAGAGGAAATCGCAGCAACGGTTGCAGTTGGAGCTACTGGGTTTGCACTCCATGAGCATCACAAGAAGAAGGAAGCTAAGGAAAGACTCAAAGAAGAGAGTAGCCatcattaa